A part of Corynebacterium mustelae genomic DNA contains:
- a CDS encoding DNA glycosylase family protein, producing MPDTSHYQPHMSVVMTDHPAWLAQKGGRLRMWRRVDGCIQEATVTDAGRWVAGSSSDQDPQIIASISESDQESSIVVRRWATTDLWEAIAAGIVRQVIRADQARKLYSVAAQRLGDEYTPSFRGFPSAQQVLLRPVQDFVDCGLAFQVPKLKAAAEWYVAAPAAPLELDVLANQLGEIPGIGPWSVGVIIADISNDFAWYPYDDLAVRRGAQRLWPDYGFPDKPGAFARRWAEFAGKNLAEFTAVALSGIASL from the coding sequence ATGCCAGATACCTCGCATTACCAACCTCATATGTCTGTGGTTATGACAGATCATCCGGCGTGGTTAGCGCAGAAAGGTGGGCGGCTTCGTATGTGGCGCCGGGTAGATGGTTGCATTCAGGAGGCAACAGTTACGGATGCAGGCAGGTGGGTTGCTGGTTCATCTTCTGATCAGGACCCACAGATTATTGCGAGTATTTCGGAGTCTGACCAGGAAAGCTCAATCGTTGTGCGAAGGTGGGCCACAACCGATCTTTGGGAGGCAATCGCCGCTGGTATTGTGCGGCAGGTTATTCGCGCTGATCAAGCACGGAAGCTTTATTCGGTTGCGGCGCAGCGCCTTGGCGATGAATATACACCCAGCTTCCGCGGATTTCCGAGTGCACAGCAGGTTTTATTGCGCCCGGTTCAGGATTTCGTAGATTGCGGCCTGGCGTTCCAGGTCCCGAAGTTGAAGGCGGCGGCCGAATGGTATGTCGCCGCCCCTGCTGCCCCACTGGAGTTAGATGTCCTTGCCAATCAGCTTGGTGAGATTCCTGGCATCGGCCCGTGGTCGGTGGGCGTTATTATCGCGGATATCAGCAACGATTTTGCGTGGTATCCCTATGATGATCTCGCGGTACGACGTGGTGCGCAGCGGCTGTGGCCGGATTATGGGTTTCCGGATAAACCCGGCGCGTTTGCCCGGCGATGGGCGGAATTCGCGGGTAAGAATCTCGCTGAGTTCACAGCAGTGGCGCTTTCGGGCATAGCGTCGTTGTAG
- a CDS encoding DUF1697 domain-containing protein — protein sequence MLGTAGVNYVVFFRNMNLGHAGSPNRAQLEAAFRDAGCEAATSFQTNGTVIIATATPDKHTQQATETIAHTCGYDDAYFIIPIDRLKKIVINDGYAHHTNDDTYRETVTFFRSNTEPTWELPWTNPKNDVTIFAIDDGIALGTIRKRNNTAGSPTREIETATSGVATTRTRGTIIRLLKKI from the coding sequence ATGCTTGGAACCGCAGGCGTGAATTACGTAGTCTTTTTCCGGAATATGAACCTTGGTCATGCAGGTTCTCCCAACCGCGCCCAATTGGAAGCCGCGTTTCGTGATGCTGGCTGCGAAGCCGCAACGTCGTTTCAAACCAATGGAACAGTGATAATCGCAACCGCAACACCCGACAAACACACCCAACAAGCAACGGAAACCATCGCGCACACCTGCGGTTACGACGATGCTTACTTCATAATTCCCATCGATCGCCTCAAAAAGATCGTCATCAATGATGGCTACGCTCACCACACCAACGATGACACCTACCGTGAAACCGTCACGTTCTTCAGAAGCAACACGGAACCAACCTGGGAACTGCCCTGGACAAATCCCAAAAACGACGTGACCATCTTCGCTATCGACGACGGCATCGCGCTGGGAACCATCCGCAAACGCAACAACACTGCTGGCAGCCCCACCCGCGAAATCGAAACCGCAACCAGTGGCGTCGCCACCACCCGCACCCGGGGCACAATAATCAGATTGCTGAAAAAGATATAA
- a CDS encoding glycosyltransferase: MSVLVTATVAALSVFIFWIGAIKILFIPLSAIFELQAARRRRRQAKTPKREEPLVSIIVPGYNEDRVVVSCVQSIVAANYENYELILVNDGSTDSTADTMRELARTYPKTIFVDQPNSGKGAALNTGTAYSNGRFIMYVDSDGVFGKDTINEMLRPFENRKVGAVSGDDRPVNLDRVLTKLLSLISHVGTGFIRRALSVIDCLPVVSGNIGMFRREALEKAGALRTDTLGEDLELTWRMHRAGYTVKFAPRAVVYAESPSTLRGLWRQRVRWARGMLQATLIHKDMIGNPRYGAFGIYLLFNTLSMIVVPLAQIIVLIGLPVVFVVQPDDLPHDFIGWISLIGLSLALIVLLYSIALNKAWKDLRYFWVFPLWPIYATVMGFALGWAVILEIRGAEKNWNKLERTGTISIEGLSVEKQERSEA; the protein is encoded by the coding sequence ATGTCGGTACTGGTGACCGCCACCGTTGCGGCATTGAGTGTGTTTATTTTCTGGATTGGGGCGATAAAAATCCTCTTTATCCCCCTGTCCGCTATTTTTGAGCTGCAAGCCGCGCGCAGGAGGCGTCGACAAGCAAAAACGCCCAAGCGCGAGGAGCCTCTAGTCAGCATTATCGTTCCCGGCTATAACGAAGACCGGGTGGTGGTAAGCTGCGTGCAATCGATCGTGGCTGCGAATTATGAAAACTACGAATTAATTTTGGTCAATGATGGTTCAACGGATAGCACGGCTGACACCATGCGTGAATTAGCGCGAACATACCCAAAAACTATCTTCGTTGACCAGCCAAATTCCGGCAAAGGTGCAGCCCTAAACACCGGAACGGCATACTCTAATGGTCGGTTCATCATGTACGTAGATTCAGATGGTGTCTTTGGCAAAGACACCATCAATGAAATGCTGCGTCCGTTTGAAAATCGCAAAGTGGGGGCAGTCAGCGGCGACGACCGCCCGGTAAATCTAGACCGGGTGTTAACAAAACTGCTGTCATTGATCTCTCATGTTGGGACCGGCTTTATTCGGCGTGCATTGTCCGTCATCGATTGCCTGCCGGTAGTGTCCGGAAATATCGGAATGTTTCGCCGCGAGGCATTGGAAAAAGCAGGGGCATTGCGCACCGATACCCTCGGTGAAGATCTCGAACTGACGTGGCGCATGCACCGGGCTGGCTACACCGTAAAATTCGCCCCCCGAGCCGTCGTTTACGCGGAGTCCCCCTCAACACTGCGCGGCTTATGGCGGCAACGTGTGCGGTGGGCGCGAGGCATGCTGCAAGCAACGTTGATCCATAAAGACATGATTGGCAATCCCCGATACGGCGCCTTCGGCATTTACTTGTTGTTCAACACCCTCAGCATGATAGTGGTTCCATTGGCCCAGATTATCGTCTTAATCGGATTGCCGGTGGTTTTTGTCGTCCAGCCAGATGATCTCCCGCACGACTTCATCGGGTGGATAAGCTTAATCGGACTCAGCTTGGCACTGATTGTGTTGCTTTATTCGATAGCTCTTAACAAAGCGTGGAAAGATCTTCGGTATTTTTGGGTATTTCCATTGTGGCCGATCTATGCAACCGTCATGGGTTTTGCGTTAGGATGGGCGGTCATTCTCGAAATTCGAGGAGCGGAAAAGAACTGGAACAAGCTCGAACGAACCGGAACGATAAGTATCGAAGGGCTTAGCGTCGAAAAGCAAGAGCGGAGCGAAGCATAA
- a CDS encoding ATP-grasp domain-containing protein has translation MNILITGVGGPAGRALVKQLATSGHSVIGVDMQEVPVAEVDAFELVPAAHDPEMINHLARLVQQYQVDVLIPTVADELLMVAKAANVGVFAHAHVVISAPEAVEKCFDKLFTMRALRESGVSVPPFGLPSDFKDAEDVFAKLGEVIITKPRVARGGRGFKVHRSPAAFNLAAYDDSYIIQAFAPGEEYAPMVHMDAKGGGELVAVVHKKREDFCGTEAPLVQLIDTSEALDVAMLAVRACRALKLEGPVDLDIRRMVDGRPVVLEVNARFGANSSLAPEILEAVLSFSTE, from the coding sequence ATGAATATTTTGATTACTGGCGTTGGCGGCCCAGCTGGCCGGGCATTGGTTAAGCAATTGGCTACCAGCGGGCATAGCGTCATTGGGGTGGATATGCAGGAGGTTCCGGTTGCTGAGGTTGATGCGTTTGAGTTGGTTCCTGCGGCGCATGACCCGGAGATGATTAATCATTTAGCGCGATTGGTTCAGCAATACCAGGTTGATGTTCTCATTCCGACGGTTGCGGATGAACTTTTAATGGTGGCTAAGGCTGCGAATGTGGGGGTTTTTGCTCATGCGCATGTGGTAATTTCCGCGCCGGAGGCGGTGGAAAAGTGCTTCGATAAGCTTTTTACCATGCGGGCGTTGCGTGAATCGGGGGTTTCAGTGCCGCCGTTTGGGCTGCCGAGTGATTTCAAGGATGCGGAGGACGTGTTCGCCAAGCTCGGTGAGGTGATTATCACTAAGCCGCGGGTGGCTCGGGGAGGTCGAGGGTTCAAGGTGCACCGCTCACCGGCGGCCTTTAATTTGGCTGCGTACGATGATTCTTACATTATTCAGGCTTTCGCGCCGGGTGAGGAATATGCTCCTATGGTGCATATGGATGCCAAAGGTGGTGGGGAATTAGTCGCAGTTGTGCACAAGAAGCGTGAGGATTTTTGTGGAACTGAAGCACCATTAGTGCAGTTGATTGATACTTCTGAGGCATTGGACGTTGCGATGCTTGCGGTGCGGGCATGCCGTGCGTTGAAGTTGGAGGGCCCGGTGGACTTGGATATTCGGCGGATGGTAGATGGCAGGCCGGTGGTGTTGGAGGTTAACGCCCGGTTTGGTGCCAATAGTTCACTGGCACCGGAGATTCTTGAAGCTGTTCTTAGCTTTTCGACGGAGTGA
- a CDS encoding PIG-L deacetylase family protein, translating to MALYIVLMLLVVALIGYALSPNGRAVFFKRFAAGAQIRGAFIAVLALVLIALGILIMNGEAAWSVTIPLTMIIGGCCCLLVVLLRNRIAAPQRATHPKVVLAVGAHPDDLEIACGGTLARLSDEGHEIHAIVMSDGREGGNRGVRPDEARNGARTMGIAHIDVYSLTDTRLEDHNMEMVEIVEAKINEINPEVIFTHSIHDQHQDHQAVHYAVLRAARKHPSILCFESPSVTAEFNPAVFIDITDYMNVKVKAVEDHRDQAGKRYLRCDRLKGMANFRGAQGKVELAEGFEIVRLKDSIAGLK from the coding sequence ATGGCCCTCTATATTGTTTTAATGCTGTTGGTGGTGGCGCTTATTGGGTATGCGCTTTCGCCTAATGGTCGCGCGGTGTTCTTCAAGCGGTTTGCTGCGGGGGCGCAGATCCGCGGTGCGTTCATAGCGGTATTGGCTCTTGTTCTTATCGCTTTGGGGATCCTCATTATGAATGGGGAAGCGGCCTGGTCGGTTACTATTCCATTGACAATGATTATTGGCGGTTGCTGCTGTTTGTTGGTTGTGCTGTTGCGCAATCGAATCGCGGCACCGCAGCGTGCTACGCACCCGAAAGTGGTGCTGGCGGTGGGCGCACACCCAGACGATTTGGAGATCGCTTGTGGTGGCACCTTGGCGCGGTTGAGCGATGAAGGACATGAGATTCATGCGATTGTGATGAGTGATGGTCGTGAAGGTGGAAATCGGGGGGTTCGCCCAGATGAGGCACGCAATGGTGCCCGGACTATGGGGATCGCTCACATTGATGTGTATTCTTTGACAGATACCCGGTTGGAGGATCACAACATGGAGATGGTCGAGATTGTGGAGGCCAAGATCAATGAGATTAATCCTGAAGTGATTTTCACCCATTCGATACACGATCAACACCAGGATCATCAGGCGGTGCATTACGCAGTGTTGCGTGCCGCCCGGAAGCATCCATCGATTTTGTGTTTTGAATCGCCGTCGGTGACTGCGGAATTTAACCCAGCAGTTTTCATTGATATTACGGATTACATGAATGTTAAGGTCAAGGCGGTTGAGGATCACCGGGATCAGGCTGGCAAGCGTTATTTGCGTTGTGATCGATTGAAGGGAATGGCTAATTTCCGAGGGGCGCAAGGAAAGGTGGAATTAGCTGAAGGGTTTGAAATTGTACGGTTGAAGGATTCGATTGCGGGGTTGAAGTAA
- a CDS encoding DUF3817 domain-containing protein, translating to MTIHPERKKRVKTALTFFSISAWVTGIWLLLLTARMIAEYLLGISVPQWMHYVGQVHGLFYIIYLIATLNLGTKALWPPLRWLVTALAGCIPFLSFFVEKWRRDEVTEKFQLNTP from the coding sequence ATGACAATCCACCCAGAGCGCAAAAAACGAGTAAAAACCGCACTTACCTTTTTCTCGATCTCAGCATGGGTTACAGGCATATGGCTGCTTTTACTCACTGCCCGAATGATCGCCGAATACCTATTGGGGATTTCAGTTCCCCAATGGATGCACTACGTTGGGCAAGTCCACGGACTGTTCTACATCATCTACCTCATCGCCACCCTAAACCTCGGAACCAAAGCCCTGTGGCCGCCACTACGCTGGCTAGTCACCGCACTTGCAGGATGCATCCCCTTCCTGTCTTTCTTCGTCGAAAAATGGCGGCGTGATGAGGTCACCGAAAAATTCCAACTCAACACCCCTTAA
- a CDS encoding HNH endonuclease signature motif containing protein, producing the protein MTATPLLDAYAAATRASAGILAEIKRTKPKPEHLAHQLGITHNTATQLLRNATYFSAEQLTDMARAQLTMDTITTIGRFCRKLSNLDINPDEFFQQSVNHATTASLTELAEHLATIVAKHNSAKANRPRADWARFSHSTDCDGKAYLNIKAPAADLARIRSLIDDEAKQTFHQGHASSIAEAYAHIITKRIIAHSQPITDPEPNPHNFKYRPFVTICHPWQLTNHNGKYATTDGSIINPSEFANAMLEPLGWATVAYKTPNNQLEFTPPIEIRARQATDAQRLILSNAHPICAHPDCRIPARYCQIHHIKAYAAGGETDLPNLVPLCLRHNKENDDNPTKPKNGRIEKDPTTGRIGHRRKPTEPLRHNRAPIVQYGAFEQAMRYFDTNP; encoded by the coding sequence ATGACCGCCACCCCGCTTCTCGACGCCTACGCCGCAGCCACCCGCGCCAGCGCAGGCATCCTTGCGGAAATCAAACGAACAAAACCCAAACCAGAACACCTTGCACATCAACTCGGAATTACGCACAACACAGCGACCCAGCTTCTACGCAACGCCACCTACTTTTCCGCCGAACAACTAACGGACATGGCGCGCGCCCAACTTACCATGGACACCATCACCACAATTGGGCGATTTTGCCGAAAATTATCCAATCTCGACATCAACCCAGACGAGTTCTTTCAACAATCAGTTAACCATGCGACCACCGCATCACTGACGGAATTGGCCGAACACCTAGCCACCATCGTCGCAAAGCACAATAGCGCTAAAGCCAACAGGCCCCGCGCCGACTGGGCGCGCTTCAGCCACAGCACCGACTGCGACGGCAAAGCCTACCTTAACATCAAAGCCCCAGCCGCCGACCTAGCACGCATCCGCAGCCTTATCGACGACGAAGCGAAACAAACCTTTCACCAAGGCCACGCCAGCAGCATAGCCGAAGCATACGCGCACATCATTACCAAGCGAATCATCGCACACAGCCAACCCATCACCGACCCCGAACCCAATCCACACAACTTTAAATACCGGCCGTTCGTCACAATCTGCCACCCCTGGCAACTCACCAACCACAACGGAAAATACGCCACCACCGACGGCAGCATAATCAACCCCAGCGAATTCGCCAATGCCATGCTCGAACCACTCGGCTGGGCAACCGTAGCCTACAAAACCCCAAACAACCAGCTCGAATTCACCCCACCCATCGAAATTCGCGCACGGCAAGCAACCGACGCACAACGGCTAATCCTCAGCAACGCCCACCCCATTTGCGCACACCCCGACTGTCGAATCCCCGCCCGATACTGCCAAATCCACCACATCAAAGCCTATGCAGCAGGCGGAGAAACCGACCTACCAAACCTTGTACCCCTGTGCCTTCGACACAACAAAGAAAACGACGACAACCCCACCAAACCCAAAAACGGACGAATAGAAAAAGACCCCACAACCGGACGAATAGGGCACCGACGAAAACCAACAGAACCACTAAGGCACAACCGGGCACCCATCGTCCAATACGGAGCCTTCGAACAAGCCATGCGCTACTTCGATACCAACCCCTAA
- a CDS encoding non-canonical purine NTP pyrophosphatase, whose product MEILLASNNEKKARELEVILAEFDLSDVRVILLRDAPTYPEPLEDGRTFVDNALIKARAGVSNTGMITLADDSGLAVEELNGCPGVLSARWAGSHGDDAANNSLLLEQMAHVPDDRRQAAFVSVCALVFPNGEEYIAEGRWDGRLLRQPQGENGFGYDPIFVPNEEIENGGMRSSAQLSPNEKNAVSHRRKALLQLAPIIGQHL is encoded by the coding sequence ATGGAGATTCTTCTTGCTTCCAATAATGAGAAAAAGGCTCGTGAATTGGAAGTGATATTGGCTGAGTTTGATTTATCTGACGTTCGGGTCATTTTACTTCGCGACGCCCCCACATACCCTGAACCACTCGAAGATGGACGTACGTTTGTTGATAACGCGCTCATCAAGGCTCGCGCAGGTGTCTCCAATACTGGAATGATAACTTTAGCCGACGATTCCGGACTTGCTGTTGAAGAATTAAACGGTTGTCCAGGAGTTTTATCGGCGCGTTGGGCAGGGAGCCATGGGGACGACGCCGCGAACAACTCGCTGTTGTTGGAACAGATGGCGCATGTTCCTGATGACCGCCGCCAAGCAGCATTCGTTAGTGTGTGTGCGTTGGTTTTCCCCAATGGGGAGGAGTACATCGCTGAAGGTCGTTGGGATGGTCGGCTGTTACGGCAGCCTCAAGGCGAGAATGGTTTTGGTTATGATCCGATATTTGTTCCCAATGAGGAGATTGAAAATGGTGGCATGCGTAGTAGCGCGCAGCTTTCTCCCAATGAGAAGAATGCTGTGAGCCATCGTCGTAAAGCGTTGCTCCAATTAGCACCGATCATTGGGCAGCACCTTTAG
- the rph gene encoding ribonuclease PH codes for MTVFTRADGRDPNQLRPIRITRGFTTNPAGSVLIEYGNTRVMCTASVETGVPRFKKDSGEGWLTAEYSMLPAATHERMPRESFKGKVKGRTHEISRLIGRSLRAAIDLTALGENTIQIDCDVLQADGGTRTASITGAYVALADAIAFLKKQGVVPGEPLLPPVAAVSVGILDGHTCLDLPYEEDSRAEVDMNVIMTADGKFVEIQGTGEHNTFSRQQLNDMLDFAEKGCQELIQAQLTALGK; via the coding sequence ATGACAGTTTTCACACGTGCAGACGGCCGCGACCCCAATCAACTTCGCCCAATACGGATCACTCGGGGCTTTACTACCAACCCAGCTGGCTCAGTGCTTATCGAATACGGAAATACGAGAGTGATGTGCACCGCAAGTGTCGAAACCGGCGTCCCCCGATTCAAAAAAGACTCAGGCGAAGGATGGTTGACGGCGGAATACTCAATGCTCCCAGCTGCCACACACGAACGGATGCCACGGGAATCATTCAAAGGAAAAGTTAAAGGACGCACTCATGAAATTTCCCGGCTAATTGGCCGTAGCCTACGTGCAGCCATCGATCTAACCGCATTGGGGGAAAATACGATTCAAATTGACTGTGATGTGTTGCAAGCTGATGGCGGGACCCGAACAGCCTCGATAACAGGAGCCTATGTGGCTTTGGCTGATGCAATTGCTTTCTTGAAAAAACAAGGAGTGGTGCCTGGAGAACCGCTTCTTCCTCCTGTAGCGGCAGTGTCGGTGGGGATTCTTGACGGGCACACCTGCCTAGACCTGCCTTATGAAGAAGATTCGCGAGCTGAAGTCGATATGAATGTAATCATGACTGCAGATGGAAAGTTCGTAGAGATCCAAGGCACTGGTGAACACAATACCTTCAGCAGGCAGCAACTCAACGACATGCTGGATTTCGCTGAAAAAGGTTGTCAAGAACTAATTCAAGCCCAACTGACAGCATTGGGGAAATAA
- a CDS encoding MBL fold metallo-hydrolase: protein MKVIVLGSSGSVAAPHNPASGYLIQPNHGPSIIMDMGPGVLAKLQQYHDPNDAHVIFSHLHPDHCLDFPSLLVWRRYHPTQPAPARNLCAGPIATPDHLGRLSADIPGEIDDMSDTFAFTYWEKHIPQLFDTVTITPYPAIHPIESYSLRIVENSTGKTIAYSGDTAYTEELIECANEADIFLCEATWGDTSANKAADMHMSGGEAGIIATKARAKKLVLVHIPPWVDAQAAKESAAQHYDGPIEVAYSGLKLMI, encoded by the coding sequence ATGAAGGTGATTGTATTAGGAAGCTCCGGCAGCGTAGCAGCGCCACACAACCCAGCATCTGGCTACCTCATACAGCCCAACCACGGGCCAAGCATCATCATGGACATGGGGCCAGGCGTTTTAGCAAAACTTCAACAATACCACGACCCCAACGACGCCCACGTAATATTCTCACACCTCCACCCCGACCACTGCCTAGACTTCCCCTCCCTACTCGTCTGGCGACGATACCACCCAACCCAACCGGCACCAGCTCGAAACCTATGCGCGGGCCCAATCGCAACACCAGATCACCTCGGGAGGCTAAGCGCAGACATACCAGGGGAAATAGACGATATGTCAGATACTTTCGCCTTCACCTATTGGGAAAAACATATTCCCCAATTATTCGACACAGTCACCATAACCCCATACCCCGCAATTCACCCCATCGAGTCGTATTCACTACGGATCGTCGAAAACTCAACAGGAAAGACCATCGCCTACTCCGGGGACACCGCGTACACCGAAGAACTAATTGAATGTGCGAATGAAGCAGACATTTTCTTATGCGAAGCCACTTGGGGAGACACCAGTGCTAATAAAGCCGCCGACATGCACATGAGCGGCGGCGAAGCCGGAATTATCGCAACCAAGGCCCGCGCGAAAAAACTTGTGCTCGTACACATACCACCATGGGTAGACGCACAAGCTGCGAAGGAATCAGCAGCACAACACTACGATGGTCCCATTGAGGTTGCGTATTCGGGGTTGAAATTGATGATCTGA
- the murI gene encoding glutamate racemase, with protein sequence MTTSAQSPHNAPIGIFDSGVGGLTVARTIMDQLPNESITYIGDTANGPYGPLPIAEVRTHALNIADQLVERGCKMIVIACNTATSACLRDARERYDVPVIEVIQPAVRRAIATTRNGKIGVIGTEGTVKSGAYQDLFAINPNVTAYAQACPRFVDFVERGITSGRQILGVAQSYVEPLQAEGVDTLVLGCTHYPLLSGVIQLAIGDHVTLVSSAEETAKDVLKELTNHNLLADDTITPIKTFESTGDPRTFAQLATRFLGPHVTHVEKLNPM encoded by the coding sequence ATGACAACCTCAGCACAATCCCCCCACAACGCCCCCATCGGAATCTTCGACTCCGGGGTCGGAGGCCTCACCGTTGCACGAACCATCATGGACCAACTCCCCAATGAGTCCATCACCTACATTGGGGACACTGCAAACGGCCCCTACGGACCACTACCAATTGCCGAGGTTCGCACCCACGCACTCAACATCGCTGATCAACTCGTCGAACGCGGCTGCAAAATGATCGTCATAGCCTGCAACACCGCCACCTCCGCCTGCCTCCGCGACGCACGCGAACGATACGACGTACCCGTCATCGAAGTAATCCAACCCGCCGTCAGACGCGCAATCGCAACAACGCGCAACGGAAAAATAGGAGTCATCGGAACCGAAGGAACCGTCAAATCAGGCGCATATCAAGACCTGTTCGCAATCAACCCCAATGTCACCGCCTACGCCCAAGCCTGCCCACGCTTTGTTGACTTCGTCGAACGCGGAATAACCTCCGGTCGACAAATCCTCGGGGTCGCCCAAAGCTACGTGGAACCACTACAAGCCGAAGGCGTAGACACCCTAGTATTGGGGTGCACCCACTACCCATTGCTCTCCGGCGTCATCCAACTCGCAATTGGTGACCACGTAACATTAGTCTCCTCAGCTGAAGAAACCGCCAAAGATGTACTCAAAGAACTAACCAACCACAATCTACTTGCCGACGACACCATAACCCCAATCAAAACCTTCGAATCCACAGGCGACCCCCGCACCTTCGCACAGCTTGCAACAAGGTTCTTGGGGCCGCATGTGACGCACGTCGAAAAGCTAAACCCTATGTAA